CCAACCCCCAATGCCAGGAGCCAAGGCAGCATTATCTTCTGTATGAGTTCCTGACCCAGAGGTGACCTGCACGATTTCTTCTGTGTCCGCTGAGGGCCATGGAAGAATTTTCTCAGCTCGGCTATTATGTAAACTCTAATCTTACCAGTGGCAACATGGCAACCACAAATCCCAAGTCCCAGGAGGATTATACTTAATGGAGAGAACTCACTGGTCTATTGGGACTATTGGCACTGCAAAAATGCCAtaaagagctatttatgacaaacccacagccaatatcatactgaatgggcaaaaactggaagcattccctttgaaaactggcacaggacagggatgccctctctcaccactcctattcaacatagtgttggaagttctggccagggcaatcaggcaggagaaagaaataaggggtattcgattaggaaaaaaggaagtcaaattgtccctttttgcagatgacatgattgtaaatttagaaaaccccattgtctcagcccaaaatctccttaagctgataagcaacttcagcaaagtctcaggatacaaaatcaatgtgcaaaaatcacaagcattcttatacaccaataacagacaaacagagagccaaatcatgagtgaactcccattcacaattgcttcaaagagaataaaatacctaggaatccaacttataagggatatgaaggacctcttcaaggagaactacaaaccactgctcaacgaaataaaagaggacacaaacaaatggaagaacattccatgctcatggataggaagaatcaatatcatgaaaatggccataccgcccaaggtgatttatagattcaatgccatccccatcaagctaccaatgactttcttcacataattggaaaaaaagtactttaaagttcatacggaaccaaaaaagagccctcattgccaagacaatcctaagccaaaagaacaaagatggaggcatcacactacctgacttcaaactatactacagggctacagtaaccaaaacagcattatactggtaccaaaacagagatatagaccaatggaacagaacagagccctgagaaataataccacacatctacaaccatctgatctttgacaaacctgacaaaaacaagaaatggggaaaggattccctgtttaataaatggtgctgggaaaactggctagccttatgtagaaagctgaaactggatccattccttacaccttatacaaaaattaattcaagatggattaaagacttacatgttagacctaaaaccataaaaaccctagaagaaaacctaggcaataccattcaggacataggcatgggcaaggacttcatgtctaaaacaccaaaagcaatggcaacaaaagccaaaattgacaaatgggatcgaattaaactaaagagcttttgcacagcaaaagaaactaccatcagagtgaacaggcaacctaaagaatgggagaaaatttttgtaatctactcatctgacaaacagctaatatccagaatctacaaagaactcaaacaaatttacaagaaaaaaacaaacaaccccatcaacaagtgggcgaaggatatgaatagacagttctcaaaagaagacatttatgcagctaacagacacatgagaaaatgctcatcatcactggccatcagagaaatgcaaatcaaaaccacaatgagataccatctcacaccagttggaatggcgatcactaaaaagtcaggaaacaacaggtgctggagtggacgtggagaaataggaacacttttacactgtttgtgggactgtaaactggttcaaccattgtggaagacagtgtggcaatttctcaaggatctagaactagaaataccatttgacccagccatcccattactgggtatatacccaaaggattataaatcatgctgctataaaggcacatgcacacatatatttattgcagcactattcacaatagcaaatacttggaaccaaaccaagtgtccatcaatgatagactggattaagaaaatgtggcacatatacaccatggaatactatgtttTTCACTTTCACTGTGGTTGTTTGGCAACTGAATCCACTCAATATGCAATAGACAAGACAGAGATCGAGAGAAGGAGAAATGAGAAGCCCATGTGGGAGCAGAGGCTGCAATAGGAAAGGATGAAGCCTGTTTTTGTGGATCCCCCTCACTCCCCTGATGAATCCCTTCTTCAGCTACTGGTTTAGGCGACTGCTGATGAAACCCAGAAGAGGAAGACTGGGTTTGTCCGTATGAGGCCCCTCTCATCAGGCTGGAACTTGGTAACTGgctttcacttatttatttggaGTCTGAAAGGAATCAACAGCTCTTTTGGGACCAATGGGGCAAATGGAACCTACACAAACCAATCGCTTGCAGCAAGCCGTGTTTTATAGATCtataaatctataaaacatttacaaatgcaatgtttttaatatatttataaatatataaatttggatTTTCCAAATCAGGTGAAGCTCTCCTCAGTCCCCACCTGTATAACTAAAGAAAGATGTGTGGCTATGCAAAGAAGCCAAACGTCATTACCTTCCTGTAGAATTAGGGTTTTTGTTAATAATACTTCGCAATTTCTAAGAAGTTGTTTGGGATATTACATGGGTTATTAAAATTCTGTGTACTGAGTTATTTTTcaatcatgaaggaaaaaaaaagtcaatccaCTGAACAAGAATTTACCAAGCAGTCATTTCAGGGAGTTCCCGTTGAACCTGTGATTCGGTAGTGCACTCCCTTGATCACAGCAGGGACGTTTAAAGAGAAAGACATTTTGGTCTGGATTAGCTCTAACGCTAGACACTGAAGTTACAAGAAATCTGTATACTGAATGGCAAAGGCGACTTCCAGTACACTCCCCGCTGTCTGGGAAGAGGCATCCTTTGACCGTTTTAGCAAATCTGTTTATGTGTCTGTGCACGTGTGCACgtgcatgcctgtgtcaaaattGGGAGTGTTGCTTAGGCAGTGTAACGTTTCACAGTTGTGTGCAGCAAACAAGCTGGTTTTTAGAAACTAGCAGCCAGCGtttcagggaggagggagagctgcCACAGGGTCCTCCCTGTGGGTTACTATGAATGCACTGTATATTGGAGAATATCTCGATCCAAACAACAGTCATTCCTGAGTGGTCCTTTTGTatctggaattggttccttctggtgggttcttggtctcgctgacttcaagaatgaagctgcagaccctcgcggtgagtgttatagttcttaaagaatggtgtgtccagagtttgttccttcagatgttcagatgtgtccggagtttctttcttccagtgggttcgtggtctcgctgacttcaggagtgaatccgcagacctttgcagtgagtgttacagctcttaaagatggcacgtCCGGAATtctttgttcctcccagtgggttcctggtctcgctggcttcaggagtgaagctgcagacctctgcagtgttacagctcataaaggtagtgcggacccaaacAGCGAGCAGCTGCAAGATTTATTCTGAACAGTGAAAGAACAAGGATTCCACAacatggaaggggacctgagcgggttCCTGCTACTGACTAGGGTGGCCAGTGTTTATTCCCTtctttggccccacccacatcctgctgattggtccattttacagagtgctgattggtccattttacagagtgctgattggtccattttacagagtgcttagtggtctgtttttacagagtgctgattggtgcatttacaaacctttagctagacacagagcactgattggtgcgtttttacagagtgctgactggtgcatttttacagagtgctgattggtgtgtttacaaacctttagctagagacagagtgctgattggtgcatttttacagagtgctgattggtgcgtttacaaacctttagctagacagaaaagttctccaagtccctactGGACCCAGGAAGTCCGGCTCGCTTCacctctcactttgttgctctcctgttttaattttattttgaaactcttGGGTGCGTCAGGGTCTTGGTACTGATTTATTGTTGTTGATCCAGCCAAATTAGCCATGTAAAAATAGCACCTGTGTAAGAGACGAGCAGCATCTTGGTAGCCTGATACTTTGGGCAGCTTGATGCTGATGGTGGTGTGTGGGAAGAGAGGGGATACCAATCACAAGATAGGAGAGGAGGGCCTGGCCCTTGGGCACCTCTGGGAAAGCGTAGGGAACACGAGGCAGCCAGCCCCTGGCAGGGGAGACTGTGTGTGCCGTGGTGCGGTGCAGGCAGCACTCATGCCGGGAATGGTCAGGATGGCACCAGCTTATTGGATTTTTTGTTGGCATTTATGTTTGTCTCTGTACTCACCACCCAAGTGATAAAATAGGATCCTTGGTGCGGAACTTAAAATTATGCCAGAAAGCTAGCAGTTCTCCTCCTTGGGGACTTGTCTTAAACTTGCCTGGTTTGTACGTTTCTGGCCGGACACGTGAAGAAGCAATCTGTGACAAGTCTGAGGGTCTTCCTTTCAACCTGCCTCCCACGCGAAGAAAAGTCGGTGTTTCCCTTCTGGGAACTGTTGTGAATTTCTCTTTATCTGTGaactgttttggttttgtttttaattgctcTGTACTCCCTCTGAATCAAGGCTTCTACCACTGCCGGTGAAAACCACAAAGGGATCTGCTTGAGGCGCCATCCTGGCCAAGAGAGCAAACCTGCAGGAGGTTTGGAAATGGACTCAGTCTCTGCAAAAGCGTGTGCACTATTAGGGGATGAACTGTGTCACAGCCAGGGGCACAAAGCTCGTGTTGTAGGTGATCCAGGAGACGTGAGTTCCCAGAGATTGTTTTGTGCATTCATTTGCACACTGTTGTCGGGGTTGGACTTGTGTTTCAGGCTTCAATGTGAGGCTCGTGATATGCATGTCCTGTTTATCAGTAAAAAAAAGTTATCAAAGTGGTTGAATCCTGTGACTTGGCAAGTATGTGAGAATCCAGTACACATGACTCTTCAACTTCTTCCTTTAATGTCACTTTTATAGGAAATAGAAGTAACCAATATGAcagttctcaaaaaaataaaacaaaataaaaattaggtccTGAGCAggaaaaccaaatgaaaaaagtGGAAACAGGGCACCTGGAAATCTAAGGCTTTGCtgtgcttttctgtatttcccaATTTTCCCAACAGTGAgctttgatttttgtgtttttgtttgttttcttgcttgttttATAACCAGGTCAAAACAATgtaagcaaatataaaaataaataaataataaactaaagGAAACATAAAGTGAGTGCTGGGTGAGAGGTGCCTCTGTTCCCCTGATTAAGGCACCCTTTGTGCCTTGGGGCAGCTGCCTGGATTCGACCTGGACCCTCTACTTGCTGGCCTGTGTGGTGCTGAGCAGCTTACCCGGGCTCCTCTGTGACCTGGGTAGAGCCAGCCCTCTTGAGAGTCACTCTGAGGCCTGCAGAGACAGGATGGGTCCAGTTCCCAGTGCATAGCAGGTGCCAGCAGGTGTGTTGGTGTCAGGTGTGTTGGCTTCTTAGGGCTTCCATATCAAATTCCCACAAACTTGGTGACTTAAagccacagaaatttattctttgacGTTATGAAGGCCAAATGTCCCAAGTCATGGTGTCATTGGGCTGTCTCCCTCGGAAAGTGCTGGGAAGACTCTTCCTGGCGTCTTCTAGCTTCTGGGGGCTGTGGCAGCAaaaccccaacctctgcctccgctGTCACGTGGCCTTCCTCCCTATGTGTGTCTTGTGTTCAATTTCCCTTATTGCATTAGGACACCAGTCATGGCACTTAGGGCCCACCTCATACAGTATGACCTCCTAATATTAGCTTGgctacatctgcaaagactatttccaaataaagccaCAGACATAgatactgggagttaggacttgaacatatctCTCTGGGGGACAAGATTCAACCCACAACAACTCCATTATCAGGATGATGAGACCCTCTGATGTTTCCTGTGTCCATCTCcagcccctccctctgtccctcctgagCTGCTGAATGTCATCTCCACAGGACATCCTGGATACTCTCGAAAGGCCAGCATGGGAATCCAACCTCATTGTTCCTATCTCAGCCCTGCCCCAAATCCtagagagaaatggaaacatctcAATACACTATCATACAAATATGTTCACAGCAGCTGTCTTGATAATTGCCACAACCAAAACAGTATCaatgaataggaaaaaataagggAATGAATTGTGATTTGCTCATACAATGCAATGGTGTCCTACTCagcaataaagaggaaaagatacTGACACacacagcatggatgaatctcaaaacatGCAatgcggccgggtgcggtggctcatgcctgtaatcccagcactttgggaggccgaggtgggtggatcacaaggtcaggagatcgagactatcctggccaacatggtgaaaccatgtctctactaaaaatacaaaaattagctgggtgtggtggcgtgcgcctgtagttccagctactcaggaggctgaggcaggagaatcacttgaactcgggaggtggaggctgcagtgagccgagatcacgccactgcactccagcctgggagacagagtgagactctgtcttcaacaacaacaacaacaacaacaacaacaacgcaACACTGAGtgaaaaacaaaagacacaaGAATACACATTGGGTGATGCCAATTATATGAAGTTCAAGGGACATGGAAAATAATATCTGGTGATAGGAATCAGAAAGTGGTGGCTCTCAGGGCTAGGGATTGACTGGGAAGGACACCAGGATCTTTCTGGAGTGAAGGAAAATTTCTCTATCCTTGATTGAGAAGCTGGTTACACAGGGGTGCATGTTTGGCAACACTCATGGCATGGCACATGTAAGAGCTGCGTGATTCAACTGAAAAGCTAacgctatttttaaatttcaaagaacAATGTGTtagcctgttttcacactgctattaagaaatacctgagactgagtaatttataaatgaaagaggtgtaattgactcacagttccacatggcgggggaggcctcaggaaacttacaatcatggcggaaggggaaccaggcacatcttacatggtggcaggcaagagagaagagCAGGGGAAACCAccacttacaaaaccatcagatctcgtgataactcactcactatcagaacagcatgggggaaccacccccatgatcctatcacctcccaccaggtccctcccccaacacatggggattataattctgATTACAATTctagataagatttgggtggggacacagccaaaccatatcaaacaaaCAACCTGCAATAAAAAAAAACGTTTTAAATTGGGGGTAAACAAAATAAGTACAGACCCGCCATACAGGTTGGGCAGGGGGTCCCGGCCTTCATCTCCTCAGTGCACCTGTCTTGTTCCTGAGACTCTAGGCCATTGCTGCTCCCTCTTTTGTAAAAGTCAATGCCCTCAAGGAATTTATTTCCTGAAAACTTATGGCTAAGGGGTGCCCAGCCTGCTGATTGCTTGACTCAGTGCTAGATGAGAGAAGAGACCTCAGAATCGGACAGGCTTTAAATTCCAGCCCTGTCCTGAGTAGCCGAGTGGCCTTGAGAGAGACCCAGTGAGATTTCCACACCCGGATACATCGTGGAACCATCAAGGCACAATGATTAGCACACCCATCTGTGcaaatatttatctgtttttgtgagaccatttaaaatcttcttttagctccttgaaaatattcaatgcaagctgggtgcggtggctcatgcctgaaatcccagcactttgggaggccaaggcaggcagatcacttgaggtcaggagtttgagactagcctggcccacttatagtgaaaccccgtctctactaaaaaatacaaaaattagctgggcgtggtgacacacgcctgtagtaccagctacttgggaagctgaggcaggagaatcgtttgaacccaggaggtggaggttgcagtgagcagagattgaaccactgcactccagcctgggcaacagagcgaaactccatctctcaaagaaaaaaaaatattcagtgcTTGATTCTGTCATTTGAgagaacatggatgaacctagggGATATTTTTTTGTGTAAAATGAGCCACACACAGAGAGGCAAGTACCACATGACCTCATCtctatgtggaatctaaaatagtcaaccTCAGAGAGGTCGAGAGGAGAATGGTGGGTAGTAGAAGCTAGAGGCAGGGATGGGTCCCTGGTAGCCGGGGAAAGGGGAGACATTGGTCCAAGTTTTGGTTAGACAGGAGGAGGGAGCCCTGGTGACCTACTGCATAGCATGGGGCTCTAGAGGGTTCTTGTTCTATGAGAATCAGCCTCTGACTTCTTTGCTGGAGGGGTTGTGATTCCTCAAACAGGCCTGAGTCTCTGCAGTTTCTCGCTTGTGGATCTTGATCTCCGAGTATTCACTGTCAGTGGCCTCCTGTCCCTGCGGGTCCTGAGGCTTCACTTTATGGAAGCTGAGGGTTGCATAATGgagctctccttcctcccctgacGAGGGGGCAACAGCTGGGGGAGGCTTCTTCAGGGGGTTGCCATCTTTCCAGGATTCAGTCAGGGGTCcctggacagagagagagaagggagtcAGAACAGAGCAGTGGGGCCAGGATGAGGCAGGGAGAGTCCAGGAAGGAGGCCCAGGAGGTCCGTCCTCCATTCATCCCACCTGCATTTTTGTCGAAGTGTCTTTCATGCTTTCCTCCAACATttaacacttactgagcacctgttTGGTGTTTACTAATCTCATTAACTTCCCGCAACAACTCCATAGtgagatattattattatctccactttataaatatgaaaactgAGGTCGAAACAGTCAGCACTGCGCCCAAAGTCCCTGTTGCAGCAGGACCCAATCCATCTGTTCCTTCTGACCCCAAAGCCTGGAGTCCTGCTGAGGCCCCCGTGTGTGAGGCCCTGAGCCGGTGCTGGATAAACTATGATGGACATGGTAGGTGTGGGCCCTGACCTCCTGCagctcagtttttgttttgttttgttttgttttttggttttttttttgagacagagtctggctctgttgcccaggctggagtgcagtggtgcaatcccagctcactgcaccctccacttcctgggctcaagggatcattccatctcagccccccaagtagctgggactgcaggaactcaccaccatgcctggttaagttttgcatttttttgtagagatgggatctcattatgttgcccaggctggtctcaaactcctgggctcaagcgatcctcctaccttggcctcccaaagtggcagcTCAGTCTTTAATTGAGGGAGGTGGCAACAAATGACTGTTAAAGAAATGAATATCAgcttgggtgcggtggctcatgcccctaatcctaacactttgggaggctgaggcgggcggatcacgaggtcaggagttcgagaccagctggccgacatggtgaaaccccgtctctactaaaaatacaaaaattagcctggcttggtggcgcgtgcctgtaatcctggctacttgggaggctgaggcaggagaattgcttgaacctgggaggcagaggttgcagtgagccgagattgccccactgcactccagcctaggtgacagagcaagattctgcctcgagaaaaaaataaaaataagaaatgagtaTCTACATGTAAATTATGATACAACGGGCAAAACGAGAGTAAATGAGAGAGAATTACAGGGCCTTAATTGAGACATGATACCTGACCTGGGGAAGCTCACAGGTTAGTGGCGTAAGGATGACAAGCCGGTCAAAGAAATCAGGTCCCGCcaataggaaaaataatgagAGGGGTCAGGATGGCTGGGGCCAGGGAGAAGAGATGCCAGCTATTCTTGGGGAGGAAAAATGGAGGAGAGATGGTGAATCGGGGCtatagagaagaaaaggaggacaGAGAGGAGATAACTCCTACTCAGTGCCTGGCCTGGGAAAAATTGGGGGTAGGGACTGCCATGCTGTCAGCAAGATGGGGGAGTCCTGTAGAAGCCGGCctgtgggaaggaggaggagacgAGGAAGTGACTTTGGCCATACCAAAGAGAGCGATCCTGGGGGCCATCCTGTCAGAGGTGTCCAGGCTGGATGCTCGGTGTGGAGAAGCCCACATCACTCACCTGAGAGGCCGAGCCCCTGATGGCCTTTGCATCTTCCATGCCTGTATCCCCCACGCCCGCTGCTGGCCTTGCCGATTTCTTCCTGCAGGACCTCACTCTGAGTGAAGAGACCAGAGAGCCTTTCAGTGTGGTCAGATCGGGGTGCAGTGGGCAGACCAACCCCTGCCCTGTATTTCCTACTGGGGGCTTGAGGGGTGACCGAGGCGCAACGGCGGTGGTCCAGTTCCAGAGACCCCAACGGTGAAAACAGAGGCTCCTGCCTCATGGATGGTGGGGCCCGAGGTTGCTACAGATGTGGAGCCCCACAGACAAGGACGCTCGTGAAATGCTCACCGTGCACCCGTGAGCTCATTCTTGCCCCAAGCCCTGGACCCATCCAGGTCCTTCCAGCTCTGGCTTCAGGGATTCTGTTCCCGGTCTGCCCTGCCCcaggtctctctctccctccccagggtCAATGCTCACATGATGAAGATGATGCAGAAGGACAGGAAGGCCAGGGCTGTGGCTCCAGCTCCCCCGACTGCTGCCAGTGTCACTTGTGATACAGGTCTTGAGGTGCCTGCAGATGGATTGGAGTTGCTTTGGGGATTTATATCACGGAGAAGTGGGTCTCTTCCCCTCCCACTGTCTGCAGGGCCCTAGACTTCCATTCCCCTCTTCTCCTTCCCAGACACAGAATACgaatgggagggaggaaaggagactACTTCTGAGGCCAGTGAGGCATGAGAGTGCTGGATGCAGCTTGTCTTGCCTTTATTTACAATTTTGATATTGTGTTCTTGTGGAATCATTTTGCAttcaattttagttttttcaaAAGATCATGGCATTGCAATATTACTTTACTTGCTTTCTGAGTTGGGTTTTTCTTTGGCTTCTTAAATTTGGTGCCAAGGCAAGTGCCTCATGTGCCTCATCCTAGTCTAAGCACTGCAAAGCAAGGCGCTTGTCCCTCCAAACACACCTGGCCgggccccagctcctcccctccaAGACccactcctcccctctccccaccccgcACCCCTTTCCTGGCGGGGAGAGGACAGTGATGCTCTGGGTCGCAGGGAAGTTCCAGGCCTCACAGCTGAGCACAGACCAGAGCTGAGCTCCCCCTTGAAGCTCAGGGGCAGTGGGTGGTCCATGAGGGTGGGGCAGGTGTgttctcctcctccagcccctccctTACCCACCTGTGCCCTCATTCTGCAGGGAGAGGCTCAGGGAAATGTGCTGGGAGCCCTGAGCGTTCTGAGCTCGGCAGGTGAATTCCCCTTCATCCCTCACGTGCACTCGAGGCAGCTCCAGCAGCCCAGGGTTTGAGGACCGTGAGGGGCACAGGGTCAGGCTCCCCCGGGTCCAGCTCAGCCTGGCAGGGGGATTGCTGTTGACAGCACAGACCAGGCGCAGAGACTGGCCCTCAAGGACTGAAAGAGATGAGCCATTTCCCAGGGCTGTGGATgctgcagagaaagagacagagggtcatcccattactgggtatatacccaaaggattat
The DNA window shown above is from Homo sapiens chromosome 19, GRCh38.p14 Primary Assembly and carries:
- the SIGLEC8 gene encoding sialic acid-binding Ig-like lectin 8 isoform 2 precursor (isoform 2 precursor is encoded by transcript variant 2); translation: MLLLLLLLPLLWGTKGMEGDRQYGDGYLLQVQELVTVQEGLCVHVPCSFSYPQDGWTDSDPVHGYWFRAGDRPYQDAPVATNNPDREVQAETQGRFQLLGDIWSNDCSLSIRDARKRDKGSYFFRLERGSMKWSYKSQLNYKTKQLSVFVTDPPWNLTMTVFQGDATASTALGNGSSLSVLEGQSLRLVCAVNSNPPARLSWTRGSLTLCPSRSSNPGLLELPRVHVRDEGEFTCRAQNAQGSQHISLSLSLQNEGTGTSRPVSQVTLAAVGGAGATALAFLSFCIIFIIVRSCRKKSARPAAGVGDTGMEDAKAIRGSASQGPLTESWKDGNPLKKPPPAVAPSSGEEGELHYATLSFHKVKPQDPQGQEATDSEYSEIKIHKRETAETQACLRNHNPSSKEVRG